A genomic region of Enterococcus sp. 12C11_DIV0727 contains the following coding sequences:
- a CDS encoding cell division protein FtsQ/DivIB, with translation MEEEENETVAEESASENPETEEKQKKTYESFADRLPKIKEVRNKRLYRRLTLIVSVFLIAIVIVLYFVSPLSKLGNISVTGSEAVDSQKIIVQSKLEKGKSLWEQFGDRKIYEEKIERQLPRVKKASISLNGINSFNIKIDEYKVVALESVNNVYHPILENGKILPEEMKAPVSGMPVFQNFKDQSIIKNLMNSYNKLPEDLKQNISEIRYAPSNANKELINLHMKDANEVIVNISQLEEKMAYYSKVASQMEKPGIIDMEVGIFSYPFNNEATEESVEESSQALE, from the coding sequence TTGGAAGAGGAAGAAAACGAAACAGTAGCAGAAGAATCTGCTTCGGAAAATCCCGAAACAGAAGAGAAACAAAAGAAAACTTACGAATCTTTTGCAGACCGCTTACCAAAAATAAAAGAAGTGCGCAATAAACGACTGTATCGACGACTGACATTGATCGTTTCCGTCTTTTTGATTGCAATAGTCATTGTGCTCTATTTTGTTTCGCCACTTAGTAAGTTAGGGAATATTAGCGTGACGGGAAGTGAAGCTGTAGATAGCCAGAAGATTATTGTGCAATCTAAGCTAGAAAAAGGTAAGAGCTTGTGGGAGCAATTTGGCGACAGAAAAATTTATGAAGAAAAAATTGAGCGTCAACTACCACGTGTGAAAAAGGCCTCGATCTCATTGAACGGAATCAATTCATTCAATATCAAAATCGATGAGTATAAAGTAGTTGCTTTAGAATCTGTTAACAATGTTTACCATCCAATTTTAGAAAATGGAAAAATTTTACCAGAAGAAATGAAAGCACCTGTGAGTGGTATGCCTGTTTTTCAAAACTTTAAAGACCAATCGATCATTAAAAACTTAATGAATTCTTATAATAAACTGCCTGAGGATTTGAAGCAAAATATCTCAGAAATTCGTTATGCGCCTTCTAATGCAAACAAAGAATTGATTAATCTTCACATGAAAGACGCAAATGAAGTGATCGTAAATATCTCTCAATTAGAGGAGAAAATGGCGTATTACAGCAAGGTAGCAAGTCAAATGGAGAAGCCGGGAATCATCGATATGGAAGTCGGTATTTTCTCATATCCTTTTAATAATGAAGCGACTGAAGAAAGTGTAGAAGAATCTTCACAGGCGTTAGAATAA
- the ftsA gene encoding cell division protein FtsA has protein sequence MAKTGMYVGLDIGTTSVKVVVAEFIEGQMNIIGVGNAKSDGLNRGIIVDIDKTVNAIQRAVRQAEEKAGIQIKSVNVGLPANLLEVENCQGMIAVSSESKEITDEDVRNVASAALVRSTPPERQIVAILPQEFTVDGFEGIKDPRGMIGVRLEMFGVVFTGPKTIIHNTRKCVEKAGLTVNELVIMPLALTETVLSDGEKDFGTIVIDMGGGQTTTSVMHDKQLKFTHVNQEGGEFVTKDVSIVLNTSFNNAEALKINYGDAYPERTSVSEEFPVDVIGKSEPVKVDERYLSEVIEARVEQIFKKSKEVLDEIDALELPGGVILTGGGASLPGVVDLAQEIFDASVKLYVPNHMGLRNPVFTNVISIVEYSAQLNDIYHIAKGAIPGEKIKSSQPIAIQQEVQYDTYADTPQDDYDDSEIHESGEKVTGKIKDFFSNIFD, from the coding sequence ATGGCAAAGACAGGAATGTATGTAGGCCTTGATATTGGTACAACGTCAGTAAAAGTTGTAGTGGCTGAGTTTATTGAAGGTCAAATGAATATCATTGGCGTAGGAAACGCAAAATCTGATGGATTAAATCGAGGGATCATTGTCGATATCGATAAAACAGTAAATGCGATTCAAAGAGCAGTAAGACAAGCAGAAGAAAAAGCGGGAATTCAAATTAAAAGTGTGAATGTGGGGTTACCAGCAAACTTACTTGAAGTTGAAAATTGTCAAGGGATGATCGCTGTTAGTAGTGAGTCAAAAGAAATCACTGATGAAGATGTAAGAAACGTAGCATCGGCAGCTCTGGTTCGTTCAACTCCTCCTGAACGTCAAATCGTGGCCATCTTACCACAAGAGTTTACGGTAGATGGATTTGAAGGGATCAAAGATCCTAGAGGAATGATTGGCGTTCGTTTAGAAATGTTCGGAGTAGTTTTCACAGGTCCGAAAACAATTATCCATAATACAAGAAAATGTGTTGAAAAAGCTGGTTTGACGGTGAATGAATTAGTCATTATGCCGTTAGCATTAACAGAGACAGTTCTTTCAGACGGTGAAAAAGACTTTGGAACAATCGTCATCGATATGGGTGGCGGACAAACAACGACTTCTGTGATGCATGATAAACAATTGAAGTTTACACACGTGAATCAAGAAGGTGGCGAATTTGTCACTAAAGATGTTTCTATCGTTTTGAATACATCGTTCAATAACGCTGAAGCATTGAAAATCAACTATGGTGATGCTTATCCTGAAAGAACATCAGTTAGTGAAGAATTTCCGGTTGATGTGATTGGTAAATCAGAACCTGTAAAAGTGGATGAACGTTATCTTTCAGAAGTAATCGAAGCAAGAGTTGAACAAATTTTTAAAAAGTCTAAAGAAGTGTTAGACGAAATCGATGCTTTAGAACTTCCAGGCGGAGTGATCCTAACTGGTGGCGGCGCAAGCCTTCCAGGTGTGGTTGACTTAGCACAGGAAATTTTTGATGCGAGTGTGAAATTATATGTGCCTAATCATATGGGGTTACGTAACCCAGTATTTACAAATGTGATCAGTATCGTAGAATATTCTGCTCAACTAAATGACATTTATCATATTGCAAAAGGTGCGATTCCTGGTGAGAAGATCAAATCATCCCAACCAATCGCCATTCAACAAGAAGTACAATATGATACTTATGCAGATACACCACAAGATGATTACGATGATTCTGAAATACATGAATCTGGTGAAAAAGTTACTGGCAAGATCAAAGACTTCTTCTCAAACATTTTTGACTAA
- the ftsZ gene encoding cell division protein FtsZ — MEFSLDNNINNGAVIKVIGVGGGGGNAVNRMIDENVKGVEFIAANTDVQALKNSKAETVIQLGPKYTRGLGAGSQPEVGQKSAEESEQVLSDALQGADMIFITAGMGGGTGTGAAPVVAKIAKELGALTVGVVTRPFSFEGPKRGRFAAEGIALLKENVDTLLIISNNRLLEVVDKKTPMLEAFREADNVLRQGVQGISDLITAPGYVNLDFADVKTVMENQGTALMGIGVASGEDRVIEATKKAISSPLLETSIDGAEQVLLNITGGLDMTLFEAQDASDIVTSAATGDVNIILGTSINEDLGDEIRVTVIATGIDPSKKDRKSQRQHRPTQIQTVQQAPVLDMEQSKPAPSQPQPQEETSAFGDWDIRREQNVRPKVEDTTFENVEKKDFETFHREEPSQNNDDELNTPPFFRRKR; from the coding sequence ATGGAATTTTCTTTAGACAATAACATTAACAATGGCGCTGTCATCAAAGTTATCGGTGTAGGCGGCGGCGGTGGTAATGCTGTTAACCGTATGATCGATGAAAACGTTAAAGGCGTAGAATTTATCGCGGCCAATACAGATGTACAAGCCCTTAAAAACTCAAAAGCAGAAACAGTGATCCAACTTGGACCTAAATATACACGTGGTTTAGGTGCTGGATCTCAACCAGAAGTCGGTCAAAAATCAGCAGAAGAAAGTGAACAAGTTCTTTCAGATGCCTTACAAGGTGCAGATATGATTTTTATCACAGCTGGTATGGGCGGCGGAACAGGAACTGGAGCAGCCCCTGTAGTTGCTAAAATCGCCAAAGAACTAGGCGCTTTAACAGTAGGTGTTGTTACGAGACCATTTAGCTTTGAAGGACCAAAACGTGGACGCTTTGCTGCTGAAGGAATTGCTCTTTTAAAAGAAAACGTTGATACGTTATTGATCATTTCAAATAACCGTCTATTAGAAGTTGTAGATAAAAAAACACCAATGCTAGAAGCATTCCGTGAAGCAGACAATGTTTTACGTCAAGGTGTACAAGGGATTTCAGATTTGATCACAGCACCAGGGTATGTTAACTTGGATTTTGCTGATGTGAAAACAGTTATGGAAAACCAAGGAACTGCTTTGATGGGAATTGGTGTTGCTAGTGGTGAAGACCGTGTGATCGAAGCAACTAAAAAAGCTATTTCTTCTCCATTGTTAGAGACATCTATTGATGGTGCAGAACAAGTATTGTTAAATATCACTGGCGGACTAGACATGACCTTATTTGAAGCACAAGATGCATCAGATATCGTAACAAGTGCAGCAACTGGTGATGTAAATATTATCTTAGGTACTTCTATCAACGAAGATTTAGGGGATGAAATTCGCGTTACAGTTATTGCAACAGGAATCGATCCTTCTAAAAAAGATCGCAAATCACAACGTCAACATAGACCTACTCAAATCCAAACGGTACAACAAGCACCAGTATTGGATATGGAGCAATCAAAACCAGCTCCATCACAACCACAACCTCAAGAAGAAACAAGCGCTTTTGGTGACTGGGATATCCGACGTGAGCAAAACGTACGACCTAAAGTCGAAGATACAACATTTGAAAATGTTGAAAAGAAAGATTTTGAAACATTTCATCGTGAAGAGCCATCACAAAACAATGACGATGAGTTAAACACACCACCATTTTTCCGTAGAAAAAGATAG
- a CDS encoding YggS family pyridoxal phosphate-dependent enzyme: MLVDNLEKINQEIQLACQKASRSDNDVTMIAVTKSVEKEIAKELAELGVENMAENRVDKLLEKKAALENFSSIKWHLIGNLQRRKVKSIINKIDYFHALDSLKLAQEIQKRAEKQISCFVEVNVTGEESKHGFKSEEVLDFIHQLAEFDQIKIIGLMTMAPLDASEPVLHEVFSKLKKLQSAINNQHLSYAPCTELSMGMSNDFPIAIEEGATFVRIGTALFRGA; encoded by the coding sequence ATGCTAGTTGATAATTTAGAAAAAATAAATCAAGAAATTCAGCTGGCATGCCAAAAAGCTTCAAGGTCAGACAATGATGTAACAATGATTGCTGTGACTAAATCAGTGGAAAAAGAGATCGCCAAGGAGCTTGCTGAACTTGGTGTTGAGAATATGGCTGAGAACCGAGTCGACAAATTACTAGAAAAAAAAGCGGCACTTGAAAATTTTTCATCTATTAAGTGGCATTTGATTGGTAATTTACAGCGTAGGAAGGTAAAATCAATAATAAATAAGATAGATTATTTTCATGCTTTGGACAGTTTGAAATTAGCACAAGAAATCCAAAAACGAGCAGAAAAGCAAATTTCCTGTTTTGTTGAGGTGAACGTAACCGGTGAAGAAAGTAAACATGGATTCAAATCAGAGGAAGTACTCGATTTTATCCATCAGCTAGCTGAGTTTGATCAAATCAAAATCATAGGATTAATGACTATGGCTCCGTTAGATGCTTCTGAACCAGTTCTTCATGAAGTATTTTCTAAGCTAAAAAAACTGCAATCAGCAATAAATAATCAGCATCTGTCATATGCACCATGTACAGAGCTTAGCATGGGAATGAGTAACGATTTCCCGATTGCTATTGAAGAAGGTGCAACTTTTGTACGAATCGGAACAGCATTATTCAGAGGTGCGTAA
- a CDS encoding cell division protein SepF encodes MSIFSKNALSSFFGLSGEDEYDNYDEYEEQKVVNEQPRQTVRQTQAQVQRPTEPLTEKPSARYRSTETHQDKKESRQETAFNEQKVVSMRSSNNSSSKRSQDTHSAGRPGKITIIEPRVYSEAMNIAKHIIASDAVLINFHLVEENQARRIVDFLTGTVYALDGDIQRVGDEIFLCTPSNIEIDSATAQSLAKKQMFDF; translated from the coding sequence ATGTCAATTTTTAGTAAAAATGCGTTATCGAGCTTTTTTGGATTATCTGGTGAAGATGAATATGATAATTATGATGAATATGAAGAGCAAAAGGTAGTGAATGAACAACCAAGACAGACGGTTCGACAAACACAAGCACAGGTACAAAGACCGACTGAGCCTTTAACCGAAAAACCATCTGCTCGTTATCGTTCAACAGAAACGCATCAAGATAAGAAAGAAAGCCGTCAGGAAACAGCATTTAATGAACAAAAGGTTGTCTCCATGCGTAGTTCTAATAACTCAAGTTCAAAACGTTCGCAAGATACACATAGCGCAGGTAGACCAGGAAAAATAACGATTATTGAACCGAGGGTTTATTCTGAAGCAATGAATATTGCTAAACATATTATTGCAAGTGATGCTGTATTGATTAATTTTCATTTAGTGGAAGAAAATCAAGCAAGAAGAATTGTTGATTTTCTAACAGGAACGGTTTATGCATTAGATGGAGATATTCAACGTGTAGGCGATGAAATTTTTCTTTGTACACCATCAAACATTGAAATTGATAGCGCAACGGCTCAATCATTAGCGAAGAAACAAATGTTTGATTTCTAG
- a CDS encoding YggT family protein — MIIALFIYLLYKAVQIYSGLLIIYALLSWFPGAYDSTFGRLIARICEPYLSIFDRLNLRIGMVGFNVMIAIIVLNLAASALGRILQSIMY; from the coding sequence ATGATTATCGCTCTATTTATATATTTATTATATAAGGCTGTTCAAATTTATTCAGGACTTTTAATCATTTATGCATTGTTATCTTGGTTTCCAGGAGCCTACGATTCTACATTTGGTCGATTGATTGCAAGAATCTGTGAACCTTACTTAAGCATATTTGACCGATTAAATTTGAGAATAGGCATGGTAGGTTTTAATGTAATGATTGCAATCATTGTATTAAATTTAGCTGCTAGTGCACTGGGACGGATTTTACAATCAATCATGTATTAA
- a CDS encoding RNA-binding protein has translation MNANVYQHFRKDEHPFIDSVGDWLEQVESQYAPYLSDFLDPRQAYILETLIRQNSELEFQFYGGYEQAERRRCLIFPDYYEPKEEDFEVELLEIVYPVKFSTLSHGKVLGTLVNTGIKREYFGDIISDGDRWQVFVAKEVANFVITQVEKIGKISVRLEKRNYTEIILPKDDWSHERTTISSLRLDNLISSVYNISRQRSKQLIESGKVKVNWTENIRPDFLVDLLDIVSIRGFGRIQIQELEGKTKKDKFRLLLGVLRK, from the coding sequence GTGAACGCAAATGTGTACCAACATTTTCGAAAAGATGAGCATCCTTTTATTGATTCTGTTGGAGATTGGTTGGAACAGGTTGAAAGTCAGTATGCTCCTTATTTATCTGACTTTTTAGATCCTAGGCAAGCTTATATTTTAGAAACATTGATACGGCAAAATAGTGAGCTTGAGTTCCAATTTTACGGTGGATACGAACAAGCTGAGCGGAGACGCTGTCTGATTTTTCCAGATTACTATGAACCAAAAGAAGAGGATTTTGAAGTAGAATTACTTGAAATTGTTTATCCTGTAAAATTTTCTACCTTATCTCACGGTAAAGTACTAGGAACCCTAGTTAATACAGGGATCAAGCGTGAATATTTTGGTGATATTATTTCTGATGGTGATAGGTGGCAAGTATTTGTTGCGAAAGAAGTAGCAAATTTTGTCATAACTCAGGTAGAGAAAATCGGGAAAATTTCAGTAAGACTAGAAAAAAGAAACTATACAGAGATCATTCTTCCAAAAGATGATTGGTCACATGAGCGGACAACAATAAGTTCACTACGTCTGGATAATTTAATCTCTAGCGTATATAATATATCTAGACAGAGATCAAAACAGTTGATCGAATCTGGAAAAGTTAAAGTGAATTGGACGGAGAATATCAGACCAGATTTCTTAGTAGACTTACTAGATATCGTGTCGATTAGAGGTTTTGGCCGAATTCAAATCCAAGAGTTAGAGGGTAAGACGAAAAAGGACAAGTTTCGTTTGTTATTGGGAGTTCTACGAAAATAA
- a CDS encoding DivIVA domain-containing protein has product MALTPLDIQNKNFSTKMRGYNQDDVDDFLDQVTKDYEDSLQKTRELEKSLKHAEEKLQYFNELKDALNQSIIVAQDTADKVKTSANKESEVIVTSAENTANEMISSAEKRSSNLITSAEEKAKEILTDATDRARQLAAETDDLKKKTRVFHQRLSLMLEAQLEQVKSEEWNELLKPFSSYVSDSHTVIKEVLAGELDSSNDVAVETTLTEEPTTVDEPTLEQAAMDPKAMLDLLNKDPK; this is encoded by the coding sequence ATGGCATTAACTCCATTAGATATTCAAAATAAGAATTTCTCTACGAAAATGAGAGGTTACAATCAAGACGACGTCGATGATTTTTTAGATCAAGTAACAAAAGATTATGAAGATTCACTTCAAAAAACACGTGAGCTTGAAAAATCATTAAAACATGCTGAAGAAAAATTACAATATTTCAATGAATTGAAAGATGCGTTGAATCAATCAATTATTGTGGCTCAAGATACTGCAGACAAAGTGAAAACAAGTGCGAACAAAGAATCAGAGGTAATCGTAACTTCTGCTGAAAATACAGCAAATGAAATGATTTCTTCTGCTGAAAAACGTTCAAGCAATTTAATTACTTCTGCTGAAGAAAAAGCCAAAGAAATTTTAACAGATGCAACTGATCGTGCTCGTCAATTAGCAGCTGAAACAGATGATCTGAAGAAGAAAACACGTGTCTTCCATCAACGTTTAAGCTTAATGTTAGAAGCACAATTAGAGCAAGTGAAAAGTGAAGAATGGAACGAATTATTAAAACCATTCTCAAGTTACGTAAGTGACTCACATACTGTTATCAAAGAAGTCTTAGCAGGTGAACTTGATAGTAGCAATGATGTAGCTGTTGAGACAACACTAACTGAAGAACCAACTACAGTGGATGAACCAACATTAGAACAAGCAGCTATGGATCCAAAAGCAATGTTAGATCTATTAAATAAAGATCCTAAATAA
- the ileS gene encoding isoleucine--tRNA ligase, with the protein MKMKETLQLGKTAFPMRGNLPNREVEWQKDWEEQKIYEKRQELNEGKPTFVLHDGPPYANGNIHLGHSLNKISKDIIIRSKSMSGFRSPYVPGWDTHGLPIEQVLTNKGVKRKEMTLAEYREKCEEYARSQVDTQRADFKRLGVAGDWEHPYITLDPSYEAAEIRVFGKMAEKGYIYKGLKPIYWSPSSESSLAEAEIEYKDVKSPSIYVAFKVVDGKGILDTETSFVIWTTTPWTLPANSGISVNPTYQYVLVNAYGKKYVVAKDLLENVKEAIGWDEVEILETISGKDLEYMTAQHPFYDRTSLVMLGDHVTLDAGTGLVHTAPGHGEDDYIVGKKYNLDVFSPLDNRGVFTDEAPGFEGIFYDKANPMITALLDEKDALLKLDFFTHSYPHDWRTKKPVIYRATPQWFASIDKFRQDILDEVEKVDWILPWGKTRLYNMIRDRGDWVISRQRAWGVPLPIFYAENGEAIITPETIDHVANLFAEHGSNVWFKREAKELLPEGFTHPGSPNGEFTKENDIMDVWFDSGSSHEAVLRERPELTFPADMYLEGSDQYRGWFNSSITTSVAINRVAPYKAVLSQGFTLDGEGRKMSKSLGNTILPDKVIKQMGADILRLWVSSVDYEADVRVSMDILNQVSEVYRKIRNTMRFLLANTSDFEPKEHTVAYEELRSVDKYMVVRLNQVIQEIREKGYEKYNFMQIYRSVMNFLTVDLSSFYLDFAKDVVYIEAEDNYQRRCMQTVFYQTAVALTKLLTPIIPHTSEEIWSFLKEDEDYVQLAEFPGYAEFANQQELLDTWAAFMDFRDNVLKALEEARNSKLIGKSLEAKVTVYPNEQIYELLTAVDADVAQLLIVSGFEVAAKTAEVPENVEKFDDMSILVEKAAGETCDRCRAVRTDVGEDEKLPHLCARCATIVEENYPEAVAEGFED; encoded by the coding sequence ATGAAAATGAAAGAGACATTACAATTGGGGAAAACTGCTTTTCCAATGCGTGGGAATCTGCCAAACCGCGAGGTAGAGTGGCAAAAAGATTGGGAAGAACAAAAAATCTATGAAAAACGTCAAGAATTAAATGAAGGGAAACCAACATTTGTCCTTCATGATGGACCTCCGTATGCAAATGGAAATATCCATTTGGGTCATTCATTAAACAAAATCAGTAAAGACATCATCATCCGTTCAAAATCTATGTCAGGATTTCGTTCACCATATGTTCCAGGCTGGGATACGCATGGGTTGCCGATTGAACAAGTGTTAACCAATAAAGGTGTTAAAAGAAAAGAAATGACTTTAGCTGAGTATCGTGAAAAATGTGAAGAATATGCTCGTTCACAAGTAGATACACAACGAGCTGATTTTAAACGTTTAGGTGTTGCTGGAGACTGGGAACATCCTTATATTACATTAGATCCTTCATACGAAGCTGCTGAAATTCGAGTGTTTGGAAAAATGGCTGAAAAAGGGTATATCTATAAAGGTCTAAAACCTATCTACTGGTCTCCTTCAAGTGAGTCATCATTGGCAGAAGCTGAAATTGAATATAAAGATGTTAAATCACCTTCTATTTATGTAGCTTTTAAAGTAGTTGATGGCAAAGGAATATTAGATACAGAGACTTCATTTGTGATCTGGACGACAACACCTTGGACACTACCTGCGAATTCAGGAATTTCGGTAAATCCAACCTATCAATATGTCCTTGTAAATGCTTATGGCAAAAAATATGTTGTGGCAAAAGATCTTTTAGAAAACGTTAAGGAAGCAATTGGCTGGGATGAAGTCGAGATTCTAGAAACGATTTCTGGTAAAGATCTAGAATATATGACAGCACAGCATCCATTTTATGATCGCACTTCTCTAGTAATGTTAGGGGACCATGTAACTTTAGACGCTGGTACTGGATTAGTTCATACTGCTCCTGGACATGGTGAAGATGACTATATTGTAGGGAAAAAATACAATTTAGATGTTTTTTCACCTCTGGATAACCGTGGCGTATTTACAGATGAAGCACCAGGTTTTGAAGGGATTTTCTATGATAAAGCAAATCCAATGATTACGGCACTACTTGATGAAAAAGATGCACTCTTAAAATTAGATTTCTTTACCCATAGTTATCCACATGACTGGCGTACAAAGAAACCAGTGATTTATCGTGCTACACCACAATGGTTTGCTTCAATCGATAAGTTCCGTCAAGACATCTTAGATGAAGTTGAAAAAGTCGATTGGATCCTACCTTGGGGAAAAACGCGTTTATACAACATGATTCGTGATCGTGGCGATTGGGTTATCTCTCGTCAACGTGCGTGGGGCGTACCATTACCGATTTTCTATGCTGAAAATGGCGAAGCAATCATTACGCCGGAAACAATTGATCATGTAGCGAATCTTTTTGCTGAACATGGATCAAATGTTTGGTTTAAGCGTGAAGCTAAAGAGTTATTGCCGGAAGGTTTCACACACCCAGGTTCTCCAAATGGTGAATTTACAAAAGAAAATGATATCATGGATGTTTGGTTTGATTCTGGTTCTTCACATGAGGCTGTCTTGCGTGAGCGTCCAGAACTAACTTTCCCAGCTGATATGTATCTAGAAGGCTCTGATCAATACCGTGGCTGGTTTAATTCAAGTATTACAACAAGTGTAGCGATCAACAGAGTAGCGCCTTATAAAGCTGTATTATCCCAAGGATTTACCTTGGACGGTGAAGGTCGCAAAATGAGTAAATCATTGGGGAATACGATTTTACCAGATAAAGTAATCAAACAAATGGGTGCAGATATTCTACGCCTGTGGGTAAGTAGTGTGGATTATGAAGCGGATGTGCGTGTTTCGATGGACATCTTGAACCAAGTCTCAGAAGTTTACCGTAAAATCCGCAATACAATGCGTTTCTTATTAGCAAACACAAGTGATTTTGAGCCTAAAGAACACACTGTTGCTTATGAAGAATTACGTTCTGTGGATAAATATATGGTTGTCCGTTTAAATCAAGTGATTCAAGAAATTCGTGAAAAAGGCTATGAAAAATATAATTTCATGCAAATTTATCGTTCAGTAATGAACTTTTTAACAGTTGATCTATCTTCATTCTATTTGGATTTTGCCAAAGATGTTGTCTACATCGAAGCAGAAGATAACTATCAACGTCGTTGTATGCAAACTGTGTTCTATCAAACGGCTGTTGCTCTAACAAAACTTTTAACGCCAATTATCCCTCATACTTCTGAGGAAATCTGGAGCTTCTTGAAAGAAGACGAAGATTATGTTCAGTTAGCTGAGTTCCCAGGTTATGCTGAGTTTGCCAATCAACAAGAGTTATTAGACACTTGGGCAGCGTTTATGGACTTTAGAGATAATGTTCTAAAAGCGTTAGAAGAAGCACGTAATTCTAAATTGATCGGTAAATCATTAGAAGCGAAAGTGACGGTTTATCCTAATGAACAAATCTATGAGTTATTAACAGCTGTTGATGCTGATGTTGCTCAATTATTGATTGTTTCTGGTTTTGAGGTTGCGGCTAAAACGGCAGAAGTTCCTGAAAACGTGGAAAAATTCGATGATATGTCGATTCTTGTGGAAAAAGCAGCGGGTGAAACCTGTGACCGTTGTCGTGCTGTACGTACAGATGTTGGTGAAGATGAAAAATTACCACATTTATGTGCGCGTTGCGCTACAATTGTTGAAGAAAATTATCCAGAAGCTGTGGCAGAAGGATTTGAAGATTAA